From the Paraflavitalea soli genome, the window CCGAAGCTGAAAACTACCTGAGTGTATTCTATGGCAAGAATCCTGCGCCACCCAATTATACCCGTTATAAGAATCCAGCCTTCGATAAACTGTATGAAGAGGCGATCATTACTGAAAATGACAGTTTACGGTACAAGCTATACCAGCAAATGGACCAGCTTGTTATACAGGATGCACCGGTAGTGCCACTTTGGTATGATGAAGTGATCCACCTGGAGCAATTGTGGGTGAAGGGGTTTCCGGCGAATGGATTGAACCTGCTGGAGTTGAGGAGAACAAAGCTGGAAAAGAAATGATAATGCTGTTTGTAGCTGGCATGTGAATTGAATATTGCTTGTGTGATGTCAGTAATGCCAGTATTATATGAACGTGTGGCAGGCTGTAATATAGCCTATTCCAGAACGGGCACCGGCTATCCGCTGTTGCTGTTACATGGATTCCCACAAACGCATATGGCATGGCACCAGGTAGTGCCGCTACTGGATAAGCACTTTACCCTGATCATTCCGGACCTTCCCGGCTATGGTGATTCTACAGGTCCGGCTCCCGATGAACAGCATGAAGCCTATTCAAAAAGAAATATTGGTAATATCCTTGTTCAGTTTATGCAACAGCTTGGCTTTCCAAAGTTTGGTGTTGCAGGACATGACCGTGGAGGAAGGGTAGGATACAGGATGGCTTTCGATCATCCTCAAACCGTTACCAGGCTGGCTGTATTGGATATTATTCCTACCGGAGAAATGGCCGATCGCATGACCTTTGATCTTGCGCTTGCTTTGCCGCATTGGTGGTTACTTGCCCAGCCATATCCATTTCCGGAAACCTTAATTATACAACAAGCGGAATATTACCTAAAAAATACCCTGGATAGCTGGTCTGGTAATAAAAAATCCATCACGGAGGAAGCCTGGCAGGAATACCTGCGCTGCTTCAAAAATCCATCTGTGATCAGGGCCATGTGCGAAGATTACCGGGCTGGTGCTACGGTGGATGTGCAATATGACCGGCACAATAAGGATCGTGGACAACGTATTACTTGTCCGGTGCTGGTATTATATCCCACTGATTTTTTTGCTGCCAGGTTTGGTAACCCTGTATCTGTGTGGGAGAAATGGGCTGTTGATGTACAGGGAATGGCTGTTGAGTCCGGGCATTTTTTAATGGAAGAAATTCCCGGTGAAGTGAGTAAAGCTT encodes:
- a CDS encoding alpha/beta fold hydrolase; the protein is MSVMPVLYERVAGCNIAYSRTGTGYPLLLLHGFPQTHMAWHQVVPLLDKHFTLIIPDLPGYGDSTGPAPDEQHEAYSKRNIGNILVQFMQQLGFPKFGVAGHDRGGRVGYRMAFDHPQTVTRLAVLDIIPTGEMADRMTFDLALALPHWWLLAQPYPFPETLIIQQAEYYLKNTLDSWSGNKKSITEEAWQEYLRCFKNPSVIRAMCEDYRAGATVDVQYDRHNKDRGQRITCPVLVLYPTDFFAARFGNPVSVWEKWAVDVQGMAVESGHFLMEEIPGEVSKALDDFFS